The sequence GAATTATTTAAATATGCATATACTTACTCCTCTGATGCCTGAAAATGAACTGTATTAGCCTGCTGAACGAAGTCGAGTTCTAGTAATTCATTCATCGTGGAGTAAAGAAGACCTGTTCTTTCATCATTATCAACGGGGACATGCTTGCCCAACAACTTATGTACACCTCTTTCCACCTGCTCCGGTTCCACCACCAACGGCGCACCACGCACGGGTAACTCTGATAGAACCAACTTAATCAAAACCGCTAACTTCGCCAACAAACCCAGGCCCGCATCGAAAGCAACAagctctttctttttctttttaatttcagAAAGCTTCCTCTGCATGTCTTTGTCGATTTTTGCTATTCTTTTTCTGATTTGAACACGACAGATTAAAACAAGAAATACTCGTTGATTTTAAAAACTATCCAAACATTTTCATGACCCCAACCCAAAAATTAATTACCTTAGTTCCGAAGACAAATCAGCTGCTCCTTCCCTTTCCTGTTGCACCACACAAACGAAAATTAGAAACCAAACATTATATAAAAACACAAACCGAAAATCTGTATAGcgattattttctaaaaaaagcATGTAAGATGATTAGCTCAACGAGGATCTCAAGTATCTCATCTTCTGTCTACAGCAAAATGAAATGAACAAACGGTTTATAAAGACTTAAAAGATGAGATTGTTTGACTTAGTCGCACATATTAGGTTTTGCaactttataaaaaaaaaacttgcaaCTTTATAATACTCACAGCTGGTGGATGCATCGGTCGAGAGAATGCAGACCCGGAGGGGATGGTTAGAGCTAGAGTGGATGGCGGCAGAAAAGCCGTGATGGTGGCAGTGACAGGGGAGGTGGGGGTGTGGTGGCTGTGGAGAAAGTGGGACAGTGAATGTGGGTCGGTAGCAGCAGAAGAAAAGGTACGAGGCAGTATGCGACGACGGGTTTGACGCGAGGACTCTGGATTTGAAATTGGATTGGTAGTGGGCTGGGATGATGCCCAATTGAAGGTGAGGAAGGTGTGGCTGGGATGCAGAAGAAGGGGGCACGGTAAGGCGCTGGCTGCGCAGGAACATGGAAGACTGGGCTGATACAGGGGGATGGTGGCGTGGTGACACTAAGAACATAGTGGGGTTGGTTGAAGTAGCAGGCTGGGTGCGGCTCTGGTGGAGATGTAGCTGAGGCGAGGAAAACTGCACTGTGGCAACAGAGTGGGAGGTGGTCAAGGAAGGCCCGACAGTGGATGTAAGAAGGGTGGTGAAGGCATCAAGAGGGCTGCGGCCAGAATGTGAGGATGGCGGCATCAAATGACGAAGTCCATTGTTATCATCCAAATTATCTTCTTCCTATCAAAGAAATGATGATATTAATCGCAACaataaataatgataatatATCATTAGAATAAAATATGGTAGAAAATAGAATGTTAATAACAAGCCTAACAATAAATGTCACCAAGAATATGTGTGCATAAAAATACATCCAACTTTTAAATATACAatccaatttattttctaagtcaATGCTATCAAGAAACTGAATGATTTGATTTTAAGCTATatcttaattttaaataaaaaatttagagtGGAGAGATATTTGGATACTATACTTTTTAATAGTTAATAAAACAGCTCTATATTAGTTGATATATTTGGGTACTATACTTTTACATAGCTAATAAAACAGCTCTATATTAGTTGATAATATTTCAACTTTAGGGAAAGTCATTAGCAATCATAAGCCATCGAAGAAAATGCTCACAAGAGGTGGATGCATCGGTCTAGAGAATGCAGACCCGGATGGTATAGTTAGAGCTAGAGTGGATGGCGGCAGAAAAGCCGAGATGGTGGCAGTGACAGGGAGGTGGGGGGGGGGTGGTGACTGTGAAAAAAGTGGGACAGTGTCAACAAATGTGGGTCGGTAGCAGCAGAAGAAAAGGTAGGAGGCAGTATGCGACGACGGATTTGACGCGAGGACTCTGGATTTGAAATTGGATTGGTAGTGGCTGGGCTGATGCCCAATTGAAGGTGAGGAAGGTGTGGCTGGGATGCGGAAGAAGGGGGCACGGTAGGGCGCTGGCTGCGCATGAGCATGGAAGACTGGGCTGATACAGGGGGATGGTGGTGTGGTGACACTGAGATCAAAGTGGGGTTGGTTGAAGCAGCAGGGTGGGTGTGGCTCTGGTGGAAATGTAGCTGAGGCGAGGAAGACTGCGCCGTGGCAACAGGGTGGGAGGTGGTCAAGGAAGGCCCGACAGTGGATGTAAGAAGGGTGGTGAAGGCATCAAGAGGGCCGCTGTCAGACTGTGAGGATGGCGGCTTCAAACGATGATGGCCATTGTTATCATCCAAATTATCTTCTTCCCATCAAAGAAATGATGATATTAATCGagacaataaataataacaatatatcattagataaaatatggtaaaaaaaatagaatgttaATAACAAGCCTAACAATAAATGTCACCAAGAATATGTGTGTGTGCATAAAAATACATCCAACTTTTAAATATACAATcctatttattttctaagttcaATGCTAACAAGAAACTGAATGGTTTGATTTTAAGCTATatcttaattttaaataaaatttatagattGGAGAGATATTTGGTTACTATACTTTTACATAGTTAATAAAACAGCTCTATATTAGTTGATAAAACAAGTAATATTTCAATTTTGAGGAAAGTCATTAGCAATCATAAGCTTCAATGAAAATGCAAAAATCAATGTATTCATGCAATAGCATTCTTTCAAGGGACCTTTTATGTTTGCATTAGCTAGAGGTAGCTTGCATGAAAGCTTTTGGGTAATGTGGTGACGTGGAAGCTTTTGGATCATATAAAAGAGAAAGTGCACCAAGTTATGTTGTACATGataacatatattatatatatattacctcTTCCTGTTCAGTAACAACTTTAACTTTTACAAGTCTGAAGTTTCGTTCTGAATTGTGTGAACACAA comes from Henckelia pumila isolate YLH828 chromosome 4, ASM3356847v2, whole genome shotgun sequence and encodes:
- the LOC140865418 gene encoding uncharacterized protein isoform X2, with the protein product MHPPAEREGAADLSSELRKRIAKIDKDMQRKLSEIKKKKKELVAFDAGLGLLAKLAVLIKLVLSELPVRGAPLVVEPEQVERGVHKLLGKHVPVDNDERTGLLYSTMNELLELDFVQQANTVHFQASEDGYGEQIIGEIEELYNELRSLQSEKDAAEERLRS